One region of Bombus affinis isolate iyBomAffi1 chromosome 5, iyBomAffi1.2, whole genome shotgun sequence genomic DNA includes:
- the LOC126916502 gene encoding tRNA pseudouridine synthase-like 1: MTRYFIKFSYLGTLYSGMQKNIVKNTNIQIYDIDTIQGAIESAFSTLIPKCAVWPRLTCCSRTDHGVHAIHNLAHIDVQNKYGSIYNPNEALRYVNRYLIKCGHNIRVLEAIPVKNTFHVRRCADSRTYLYRVLRAKNKNDHKVPIIEVDHCLHLKSDTFDPERIKRAIQLFMGTKDFRTFSAKTVSKKPIKYVRNLCSLTFDKGSPLMPFDPLSENFEFWEFKFSAKSFVYNQVRRIVGTLLALGTGRITEKDIVVMLQVPGHHNFLPILQPAPSNGLYLLDVGYNQEYLDEHIIKYKISDNGIVIPLDETEV; this comes from the exons atgacaagatattttattaaattttcatatcTTGGTACACTATACAG tGGAATGcaaaaaaatatagttaaaaatacaaatattcagATATATGATATTGATACCATTCAAGGTGCTATAGAAAGTGCTTTTTCAACATTGATTCCAAAATGTGCAGTGTGGCCAAGATTAACTTGTTGTAGTAG aaCAGATCATGGTGTACATGCGATACATAATTTAGCTCACATTGATGTACAAAATAAATATGGTTCTATTTACAATCCTAACGAGGCACTTAGATATGTTAATCGGTATCTTATTAAATGCGGTCACAATATAAG ggTATTGGAAGCAATTCCAGTAAAGAATACATTTCATGTAAGAAGATGTGCAGATTCTAGAACTTATCTCTATAGAGTTCTGAGAGCTAAGAATAAAAATGATCACAAAGTTCCTATAATAGAAGTGGATCATTGTCTGCATCTTAA GTCAGATACTTTTGATCCTGAAAGAATAAAACGTGCAATACAACTTTTTATGGGAACAAAAGATTTCAGAACATTTTCTGCAAAAACTGTATCAAAGAAACCAATTAAGTATGTAAGGAATTTGTGCAGTTTAACTTTTGATAAAGGTTCTCCACTTATGCCATTTGATCCTCTCTctgaaaattttgaattttgggAATTTAAATTTTCAGCAAAATCTTTTGTATATAATCAG GTTAGGCGAATTGTAGGTACTTTACTTGCTTTAGGTACAGGTCGAATAACAGAAAAAGATATAGTTGTAATGCTACAAGTTCCTGGCCATCACAATTTTCTACCTATTTTACAGCCAGCCCCATCAAATGGTTTATACCTTTTGGATGTAGGATATAACCAAGAGTACTTAGATGaacatattataaaatataaaatatccgaTAATGGAATAGTCATACCATTAGATGAAACCGAAGTATAA
- the LOC126916498 gene encoding uncharacterized protein LOC126916498, whose translation MIVISSTMSKSELEVRIAPEYSISEHLSNVDAYRNLFTLQDVQALVKHATGSDLVVHKFFLRSYSDGKLGFLGSHQKLSVEVKTANGKDILSFFVKVVPYDVPSQAEYVLDKCVFLKEKIFYRDIFPQLYHEYKDEPWTATCFLVKENLLVFEDLGVKGYSLRNMLFDKELIVSSLTSIARMHASSLLVEARLGKSLKKIYPHAFVENAFSETGKTRMWFEVSVNAIVAVAEHLGLDASLVPKACEEVYAALEMSATKRNVISHGDLWGNNLMFSNTVPPKCFLVDFQLIRYSPLAHDVVQLLYLCADRDFRGKWEEAMLKHYYSVLCEILTSAKSVSVKVPSWSELVEGMEEQRLCALITAAINFQTVLLDEKVAAEIMNNSDSYHEFEFVNRNETVLKIMKIDPVYRKRLSEIVTELVEFSFRLDKLPKPT comes from the coding sequence ATGATAGTTATTTCCTCAACCATGTCAAAATCAGAGCTGGAAGTTCGAATCGCGCCAGAATACTCGATCAGCGAACATCTATCTAATGTGGATGCTTATCGAAATTTATTCACCCTTCAAGATGTACAAGCTTTAGTGAAACATGCAACAGGCAGCGATCTAGTGGTGCACAAATTCTTCTTGAGATCATATTCTGATGGGAAGCTCGGATTTTTGGGATCACATCAGAAGCTCAGTGTGGAAGTCAAAACCGCAAATGGGAAAGATATCCTGTCCTTCTTCGTTAAAGTCGTGCCATACGATGTACCCAGTCAAGCTGAATACGTGCTTGATAAATGTGTCTTTCTAAAGGAGAAAATCTTCTATCGTGACATATTTCCTCAACTGTATCATGAGTATAAAGATGAACCATGGACAGCAACTTGTTTCTTGGTCAAGGAGAATCTCTTGGTATTTGAAGATTTAGGTGTTAAAGGCTATTCGTTGAGGAATATGTTATTCGACAAAGAGCTCATTGTATCCAGTTTAACATCCATTGCCAGAATGCATGCATCCTCTCTGTTAGTGGAAGCACGTCTTGGAAAATCTTTGAAGAAAATATATCCACATGCTTTCGTTGAGAATGCTTTCTCTGAAACTGGCAAGACTAGAATGTGGTTTGAAGTAAGTGTGAATGCCATAGTTGCTGTAGCTGAACACCTTGGTCTGGATGCCAGTTTGGTACCAAAAGCTTGCGAAGAAGTATACGCAGCCTTAGAAATGTCAGCTACAAAaagaaatgttattagtcaTGGAGATTTATGGGGGAATAATCTGATGTTCAGTAACACAGTACCTCCCAAGTGTTTTTTGGTAGATTTCCAGCTAATAAGATATTCTCCTCTGGCGCACGACGTGGTACAATTGTTGTATCTTTGTGCTGATCGTGATTTTAGAGGAAAGTGGGAAGAGGCTATGCTGAAGCATTATTATAGTGTGTTGTGTGAAATATTGACCTCAGCAAAATCAGTTTCTGTGAAAGTTCCATCTTGGTCAGAATTAGTCGAAGGGATGGAAGAGCAGAGACTATGTGCTCTAATCACTGCAGCTATAAATTTCCAGACTGTGTTATTGGATGAAAAAGTAGCTGCAGAAATTATGAATAATTCTGACAGTTATCATGAGTTTGAATTTGTAAATAGAAACGAAACAGTgctgaaaataatgaaaattgatCCGGTATATAGAAAACGATTATCAGAAATTGTTACTGAATTGGTTGAGTTCAGTTTCCGATTAGATAAATTACCAAAACcgacataa
- the LOC126916500 gene encoding pickpocket protein 11, protein MKAKFVWWWKIIKQYLTNCTIHGVKYLVNDQLSYIERLFWLIFCALSWYGCANMIKDVVRNYIQYPVALTTETTYVDWQTPFPTVAFCITSTSAIKKYFKRNPGLFTNYSNPNFLRASTEDLLSLYQEMRVPCEEFLAECTWNNVKFDCCTEFQELRKTGVGYCIAMNTFHLKPAVRFFVNRTVKYGDLIVDIRLDAKMKRYLFAGFTVHLLNNLKLPMLNNVGMDEIRIKAGKTTRVEFIMKDTFNEVGVKNIAAEHRGCRFRDEIRPNNLFNIYSSDSCYLEVIIERMIKLCGCVNFYYFVPQGARACNGTETICIIANKTNIDLQSLRDEGCLPDCEGTLLLVNRLEPSEYDTPSQMYARLHFTLLSHPTVRYRRYVVNDLLDVIVSVGSAVGLFMGASILSIFELPYWLFVRRDRIA, encoded by the exons ATGAAGGCAAAATTCGTTTGGTGGTGGAAAATTATCAaacaatatttaacaaattgtaCTATCCACGGTGTTAAATATCTTGTGAACGATCAGCTTTCGTACATAGAAAG ATTATTTTGGCTAATTTTTTGTGCACTGTCTTGGTACGGTTGTGCAAATATGATTAAGGATGTAGTGAGAAATTACATTCAATATCCTGTTGCTTTAACTACCGAGACTACATATGTTGATTGGCAAACACCCTTTCCTACGGTTGCTTTTTGCATTACTTCCACTTCCgccattaaaaaatatttcaaaag AAACCCGGGATTGTTCACTAATTATTCCAACCCGAATTTCCTCCGTGCATCGACGGAAGATCTTTTGTCTCTTTATCAAGAg ATGCGTGTTCCTTGCGAAGAATTCTTGGCGGAATGCACGTGGAACAACGTAAAATTCGATTGCTGCACTGAATTTCAGGAACTGAGGAAAACTGGCGTGGGATATTGCATCGCGATGAATACGTTCCATTTGAAACCCGCTGTACGTTTCTTCGTGAATCGCACCGTGAAGTACGGCGATCTTATCGTCGATATTCGACTAGATGCAAAGATGAAGAGATATCTTTTCGCTGGATTCACA GTACATCTTTTGAATAATTTGAAGTTACCAATGCTTAACAATGTGGGGATGGACGAGATACGTATAAAAGCCGGAAAAACGACCCGAGTCGAGTTCATAATGAAAGACACGTTCAACGAGGTTGGCGTGAAGAATATTGCTGCTGAGCACAGGGGCTGTCGGTTTCGCGACGAAATACGACCGAACAATCTATTTAACATTTACAGTAGCGACTCGTGCTATCTGGAA GTAATTATAGAACGAATGATAAAGCTCTGCGggtgcgtgaatttttattatttcgtgCCCCAAGGGGCAAGAGCTTGCAACGGCACCGAGACGATCTGTATAATAGCCAATAAAACGAATATCGACTTGCAATCGCTCAGAGACGAAGGATGTCTTCCGGATTGCGAAGGGACTTTGTTGCTCGT AAATCGATTGGAACCTTCTGAATATGATACTCCGAGTCAAATGTATGCACGACTTCATTTTACCTTGCTATCACATCCAACGGTCCGTTATCGTCGATATGTGGTTAACGATCTTTTAGATGTTATAG tttctgTTGGAAGTGCGGTTGGTCTCTTCATGGGTGCCAGTATCTTAAGCATCTTCGAGTTACCGTATTGGTTATTCGTTCGTCGAGACAGAATAGCGTAA
- the LOC126916506 gene encoding dual specificity protein phosphatase 19, which produces MDLNSLVRSKKLQLKKCKTIVTNTLGQKYVEIDGINTELSSTATPFVIDDRPDLQIAHVIQGLFLSSQDPVVSKEILQKRKIRHVLSIGIDASVKFDDIKYYYCDLLDLPESDLLVAIKKCIKIIHEHRDENILVHCNAGVSRSPAIVISYIMAYEKVSYDDAYNKVKSVRSCIKPNEGFVQQLKKAQLSNIL; this is translated from the coding sequence ATGGACCTAAACAGTCTAGTAAGAAgtaaaaaattacaattaaaaaaatGCAAGACTATTGTAACCAACACACTTGGTCAAAAATATGTAGAGATTGATGGAATAAACACAGAATTGTCCTCTACTGCTACACCATTTGTCATAGATGATAGACCAGACTTACAGATTGCACATGTAATACAAGGACTATTCCTAAGTTCCCAAGATCCTGTTGTAAGCAAAGAAATCTtgcaaaagcgtaaaattcgTCATGTTTTAAGCATTGGTATTGATGCATCAGTAAAATTTGATGACatcaaatattattattgtGACTTGTTAGATTTACCTGAGTCTGATTTACTCGTAGCAATTAAGAAATGCATTAAAATCATACACGAACATCGtgatgaaaatattcttgtacATTGTAATGCTGGTGTATCTCGCTCACCAGCAATTGTTATATCTTATATAATGGCTTATGAAAAAGTATCTTACGATGATGCGTATAATAAAGTAAAAAGTGTAAGAAGTTGTATTAAACCTAATGAAGGATTTGTACAGCAATTAAAAAAAGCACAactttcaaatatattatag